In Miscanthus floridulus cultivar M001 chromosome 8, ASM1932011v1, whole genome shotgun sequence, the sequence GACAGGTTTTGTTGGGCTCGTGATTGCGCTAGATGGGGCATCAAACTCAGCAAGGTGTCCCACTATATATCAATCTTGAACCAACAACTTCTCACAAAACCATTTAAAAAAAGGAGCGGCCGATGTCTCCAACTGCTCCCTGATTGCACATAACACATATGACATCTTCTTTCCTGTTACAATGCCTCCTTTGCAACATACTTTTGGTGTTTAATCTGTGCACACAAGCCAGGCAAAGAACTTAATCCTCGGTGTGCATCGAGATCTCCATACGCAGGAGATGGCCGGGTGTTCTTCTATTCCCTAGAATGCTAGCTTTTTAAGTTTCTTCGAAGAGTATGTGCACTGCCCCAAATATAAAACCAGGAGTTCTTTGCGTCTTCATTAAAAGGTATATTGGACAGAAGTTGTTGGAGATTAGGGAACTACGTTAACTAATAGATTGCAACATGTGTGAACTCTCTCCATTTCTATCCAATACTCACCCATTTGTGATTTACAAAATTTCATGTGAATGTCATATTGGTGCAAACACATCTCGATGAATGACAATATTAGTTTAATTTTGCAATAAATTCTTCTATACTGAAACTTTGTGGGGTTATAGCCCATCGCTCGTACCTTCACCAGGTTGAGGGTATTTTCACCAGGGTGAAGGGTAGACTCAGGTGCTAGGCCCGCATAGAAAAGAGAGAGGAGCTAAAGATCAAGGTTCTGAGAATGAGGGGGAATCCTTTTTCCCTTGCCCCTTGGGTTCTATTTATAAGGGAGGTGAAAGGAGGCAATCTTTCTCCCTACCCCCTTCGGTTTGTGAATTACATGGAGGCCCTCAAATCTACTAGGCGTTAGGCCTTTTTACATATGGAAGGCGGTAGGCACAGCCGCCCCTACCCCCATCAAACTTGGAAGTTAAAGTTGTAATTAACATCTTTTAGCAGTACTTCATCTGGTAAAAAATACTTGTCATGTTTGACTTTGCATAGTCTCTGATTTGTATCTTTGACTACTAATTTCTTTTATAAAACATGTTCTTTTCTTTCAAGTTTTATGAGATTTTGTAAATATCCATTTAAAAATGTGCATGACTTACATgtttataaactaaataatatcAAGTTATAGATGTTTGTAGTTTGTAAGGCTTAGCCACATCTTACCCTAAATGACATATTTGTGTGATCATAAGGTAGAATGTGTCAACTTAAAAATAGACATTTCTTACTACTCCCCCTCCAGAAAACTTGATGTTGATTTAAAAATTGTTTAAGAAAACTTGATATATAGCTCTTGGACACTAGGTTAGGATAATAATAGCTTGAGATTGTGCCATGCATGATGTTAACACTCAAATTTGGCTCATGTTGTATTTTAAGAAAACGTCCAATAGCCAATCCATGTATTATTTTAATTAATAGTTTATTTATTAATTAGCATGAATTAGCTTTAACAAATAGATGTACATGGGTAATTTCCACTGTAGTAATCGAGTCAAACGAGATAGGCCGATACTATGCCAAATTAAAAAAGCTACCGCCTGGGGTTCGAAGCCGCCGCTGCCTAGAGGTCCCTCCTTCTTCCTATAGCAACATCGGCAGTGGTAAGACGGAGAGGTCCCATCTCTCATTTACAGTTAAGCAGTTCTTTAGATTTAGATTTCTTAGGTTTAGTCCAAACAAATATATCTATTAAATCATCACCGATGTGCATGGGTGCTTGTTATCTATGATTACTTTGACGATAGATACAACAAGGTCTTGGTTGTAGGATCGTTTTGATCGGTAACAGTAGGCCAGTTTGTGGTTACTATCTGCAAGTGCAATGGTGACAAGCTTTGATAGAATATTGttttttatttcatatttttgttaTGTGTTATTTGTGGATATGCTTTCCTAAGTTTTAATATATTTCTCCCTTACCTTTGCAAAAAATCAAGTAATTTTCATTGAGCGCTAATTTATTCTAAAAATTATAGGTAAAACCTAAATGGGTCATTTATGCTTAAGTGGAGAGCATCCCAAATATAGAAAATGAAAATGAACTCACTGTGTGATTCATTCAAATTCAAAAAAGGAAAGATAAAATTGAGGTAAATTGGAAGTAAGAAGGAAGATGCAAGAAAGTAAAAATATATCAAATGCATATCTAACTCCGGTGACCTTCTCCACTGTCTTGCAACTCTTCTCCGACCACCTCCACCAACTCTGATGAATTGTACCATCATCGGTGAGCTCCAATTagggtttgggggggggggggggatagaGTTTCAGGGTTTGGGGAGGTGTCCAATGGTTGCGGCCTTAGAAGGGGAGGAGGGTCTAGGAGAGGCAGTCGAACCAGTGGTGGTCGCTGTTGAAGGGGTGTTGAGCGACAGCGGGGGACAATTGGATGGGCGGAGCCATCGGCGGGTACAAGGCTCTTTGATTCCTTCTTTGATTCAGATTATTAGCAGAGGGTGGGGGTGGACCGACAGCCAAGGGTGGTGGGCGAGGCCGTCGTTGACTGGATGGTAGGCAAGAACCACCGATTAGGATTAGCGGATGGTTGGGGTGGAGCAACATCGATGGGCACTAGATGGTGCGGCTACTAATAGTGGTGCCACAACTAGAATCTGCAACTTCTCCTAGTGAAATGGGATTCTCCGAGCACCCAACTTTTAGTATTTAATAGGAACACTTCCCCCAACAATTGCTCCCGACGGAGGTTTCTATGTGCGCGCTGTTGGTAGTGTTCTTATTACTGTTTACTGCACTAGCTAGGGGAACTGCACCGATCTGGTAGTGTGCTGCTGGCCGGGTGTAGCGCAGCAGGGTGGGGGCGGAGGTGGGAGAAAGAAGACTCTCTTGTTTTTTTTCTCTCTAAGATAAGCAGATGAGGGGCACTGGACCGAACGTTATCGGAAAGGTCTGTCCacccaacaaccatgtgttttatacagTTTTAACATATGAATTTTTTTGCGTTATAGAATTAAGATtcaatagcctccacccttcttctatcTTTAGCCTCCAGCCTTCTTCTCACAAGATCACAgattcacagatcacaagaaatattttttttttctatgaaaggataaATCACAGCACAGGAAAAAGCGCTGCATGTTGTCAGAGCGACGTCAGAGCTCTTGGCCGGATTGGATCGATCTTCTCATCCTCTGTGCATGCCAACGTTGCGCTTGGCCAGATTGGATTGGACATAGCGACGGCGCGGGCGGACGTCAGAGCTGCACGTTGCGCGGCGTTAGCTGAACGAAGGGATAAAGAgagaaaaaattcatgtgttttttttgcGCTAAAATATATATGCGTTGTATAGTGTTTCTGTATTGGGAAAGTCCTCTTCTCCTAGTCGCGTCCAAAATTGTAAAGCATCAAGTATTTTAGGGCTGAACAAGCAAAGTTATTTATCACTCCTGTAAGGGAACCGTATCACTCAAGAGGGCCACAACAAGCATCAAGAATATATCTTGTTTATCTGATTCGTAGATGCAGCGCATCGATTCCAGTTAAGCATGCCAATGCAAACTCGATCGTACGTCGTACGCAGAAATGATTGACTATTTGAATGATTGTGATTTTTAGGTTGTTCTGCGTTGTAGTACTAGTTACCAGCAACGGCCAACTCGATGTCGCGGACTTTTGCTGAATTGGAATGATTAAAGCTGTGTCGCTCCTTTGATTTACATGTTGATGATACTACTCGACAATGTGGCATAATTGAATCTTGATGAGCAGGTGAGGATTAATTATTGATTCTTTTTGCGCGGGAAAAAAATATTGGTTCTTCATGGATGTATATTATGTTTTCTCGTCTGTGCTATGTCCCGACAATGGTTGGTTGAGAATATTTCGTTACTGATCGACTTGCACGTGAACTTTGTCCATTTGTAGCGCGCGCTACAATGATTTGGGGGAACAAATTAGCTAGGCAGAGTAAATAAAACAGGATCATGtgtctcatcttcttcttctttttctgtttGCTGAATGACAACGTGAATCACAAGCAAAACAAACTCATAGTTAAAGTGAGAACATGGACAATAAATCTCATGAATTGTTTAATGATTCTTCTATAGGTATTTGATTTATCCACAACTTCTAATACTTATGTCTCATAAGATTTGAGCCTGTGCAGAAGCATTGGTTAATAGACTACTGAGTATGAAAGAAGAAGGTGGGTCATATaaattttgacaaaaaaaaatctGGAGGAGGAAAAAGTTGTATGGGCTAGAATATTGAGAGACATAAGTATTACAAGTTCATATTTAATAACTACAACACTAAATTAAATTACTTATCCTTGCCTGCTCTTTCtctttaattaatttattttctTACAATGTCCATATAAATACTTTATAATATCTATCTGCTGAGATGAGCTTATCGGCTACTCTATATGTTTTTCCTTTTGTGTGCATGACACTTCCCCAATATACATATATTTAGTTGAAATCTTAGCTTAATGTATGGTACTCATGTCCCGTGGCATTAGAATCTTGATTTTGACAATCAAATTTTAATTGAagtagttggtctaattttgtaATGGGCATGTCAAGTTGAAATTAACTCGCCTTCTTATTATAACATTTGTGAAGCTCTattttgtatttttttatttaaaataacaATTTTAGGTCATAGAATACATTGAATGAAAATGATGGCATATATAAATGCCAATTTAAACAAGCATCATACCAGCTTAAAATGAAATCTAGGAGAGACCAATAGTGCTAACCTCATGCCTTCAAAATAGTACTAACCTAAAAAAGTAATTAATATTAAGCCTAACCATCAATGTTTACTCCAAAGAAATGTCAAAAAGCCAAGATATTGACTTTTCTCTATATCAAAATAATTATATGTGATGTAGTTTTTTGTTGACTCTTGTTTATACCCATGTTTTGAagtctaattgtgattttactctTATTTATCTAACACTGCCAGAAATCCTTAATCACCTTGAGGGCCAATAATTTTTTCGAGTGCCAAAATAAAACTGCCAAGGAAAGTGTAGTTTCCTTGGCTAGGGACGTAGACCTCCAAGAATATACATATTCTTGAGTGCTAAACTAAACTGCCAAGGTAACTGCTCATTTCATTGAGTTCTAGTCCAAGCCACCGAGGTAATTTCATGTTTCCTTGAGTGGTATTACAAACCGCCAAGGTAATTGCTCATTTCCTTGGGTGCTATTTAAAACCACCAAGGTAATTCATATTTATTTGAGTGCTATTCGAAACCGCCAAGGTAATTCATATTTTCTTGGTTGTACTTTGAAACCGCCAAGGAAGTTCTTAtagctttgatttttttttttgaattctgCAAATGACATCTGATGGAGATACGACCCAAACCAAAGTTATAGCATTCAACGAGAACTAAACCTTTTTAGTTCAAACTTTTTACATTTGAAATCGCTTAGAATCTCATATtttcatacaggattcaacaaagtgaatagaaaagaaaagaatgatTCAATCATAAATTACGTTGAGATGTAGTGGTAAGTGTGCTTCATGTGGAGCCTCAAGTCACAAGTTCGATTTCCAGGAGAACATGAAAAGGGCTTTCACTGAGCCAAAACCGCTAAGAAAAATAACTCCCCTTTATCCTATATCCTTAACAAAATTTGCTTGATTGTTTATAGCTACGGATTATTTCCTTGGCAAATTTTCCTTGATGATTTTTGGCATTCAATGTAATTCAGGGTTCTGTAGTGTAAGCGTAAGTTTATATTTTGCTCCTATTTTTTTGTAACGAAGGCAGAGTTGGCCCTTGTTCCGTTTAGAGGAGTTAACATAGTTAGTTCAACTAAAAAGACTAGTTTTCATGTGAATTTGCTCCTAGGTTTTTTAGTACTCTATGATTTTAACTTCTATTTTGACATTAAATGTTTGGATAGCATTTTAAAATAATCTTTACAGCGAAACTTGCAAACATTCTAAATGGAAACAAAGTTTAACATGTTGCCTATGCTTAATGAACCATGGGCTGAAGCTGGGAGGGTTAGGATATAAGGTTAGGGAggtttcattttttatttttagttgtctctaatttatttatttattggacCTTGAGCTAGCATTGTCTAGAACAGGGGCAAATGATGGATTCACAGAAAACTagagtaaaatcacaaagttgaaaaaaaaaacaatagtaAAATCACAAGCAAAGGCAAGAACATCACTCTCCCTGGTTGTTTATTAAAAAATAAAGAGTGCTTAGCATTATACTATCAGTGTAGATGTCATAGATGCCTCAGGCAAGATGTATAATTTTATATAATAAAGTAACAACTCACATAAATGATTGCCATGGATACTTTATAATTTTAAATTAATTAGCTGCTAGCGTCATCATGGATATATGAGTCATCGAACGAACTTTCACCAttttctgaaaaaaaaagaaataaggtGGTAGTGTTGAACGGAGCACACTAAATTTCACATAAAAGATACTTGTAGATATTTGATGACATAATTGGAAGTGCCAAGATACGCCTACGTACGTGGCCTGTATGCCATCGATAGGATATTTGGCATTTGCAGGCCGACGGGGACGTATACCCGGATCCCAAAAGGTTGACGACAGTCGCGCACACGATGCCGTCCCACTTCAGCTACGCTACTACTAGGTGGTCCCCACCAGCTGGAGCTGGGCCCTCACTTGGAGCACCATGCATGGTGCGTCTCACCAGACGTACGCGCACACATGCATGTTGCCATGTTGTACCACTGGCTATGGCATCCACCATCCAGCCGTAGTCGTAGTACGATCTAAAGGCAAGATAGATAGAGACATGTATAAATAAATAGATAGAGTAGTTAATCGATGAGGTCGGCCCTGCAGTTGAAGTGTTTAATAACTGAGCAATGCAATGCAATTTGATGGTGCCACGCCATGCGCGCTCACGGACTGGGAACTCGATCTGCCGCCCTGTTGCGTGTCGGCCCACGCATGTAACCACCGCAATCCGCCACTATATAGAGCTCAGGGGCGTAGCAGTGCTGGGACGGACTCCATCGACAGACAGCAGCTCAGTCCGAGGCATTGTACTGGCTGGTTGGCTAGCTAAGCTATAGCTGCTGCTACCACTCCCATTCTTCCCAATCCCAAAGTCGAGCAACTAGCTAGCTAGGGGACGACAGCGAGCACAGCTTCCATGGCGCCGGCGGCCTTGTTGTTGACGCGAACTGCGGCCGCGGCAGTGGCCGTGGCGTGCGTGCTGGCGCTCGGCGCCATGGCGCAGCTGTCGCCGACGTTCTACGACGCGAGCTGCCCCAACCTGCAGGCCATCGTGCGCTCCGGGATGGCCGCCGCCGTGCAGCAGGAGCCGCGGATGGGGGCCTCCATCCTCCGCCTcttcttccacgactgcttcgtccAGGTATCTAGTGTACTAGCTATCAGCAGTGTACGTCGCGGTCCAACTCCATTGGAGTAGCTAGTACTCAATTCGCACGGTTAATTAGTTGCTGCATTACCACATCTGACCGATGAATGCTGTCGGTCTCGTGCTGCCGGCATGCACGGCTCGTGCACAGGGGTGCGACGCGTCCGTGCTCCTCGACGACTCGGCGACGCTGACGGGGGAGAAGAACGCGGCGCCCAACGCCAACTCCCTGCGCGGCTTCGAGGTCATCGACGCCGTCAAGTCCCAGGTGGAGGCCGCCTGCCCCGGCACCGTCTCCTGCGCCGACATCCTCGCCCTCGCCGCGCGCGACGGAGTCAACCTGGTCAGTGAACCAACCAACCTGTGCAGCTGCTTGTTGCCACTGCTGGCACTACACCACCTGCCGACACCCCGTACCGTACTGCTTGCTGccaccatgcatgcatgtccaTCATCAGTCagtaaaaaaaaagaaagcatCTTGGATTCTTGATCGatagccatgcatgcatgcaactcgGCTCGATCGGTCCCGTCAAACAACAAGCTGAGCACCGTGCGGGCCAGCCTTCACCAACCGCTTAGCCCGGGGCCGGGGCTAGCACGACGGATGCTTCCTCATCTGATCGATTTCTTCCCCCGTTTATTTTGTCGTCAAACGCTCAGTCGCACATGTGGCTACTCAACGTCGGTAGCTGTTCTCGTGCATTTCGCTGACATGCATGACAAACAATGCACTGCAGCTGAGCGGGCCGACGTGGACGGTGCAGCTAGGCCGCCGCGACACGCGCACGGCGAGTCAGTCGGCGGCGAACAGCAACCTTCCCTCGCCGTCCTCGAGCGCGGCGACGCTGGTGTCGGCGTTCGCGTCCAACGGGCTGGACTCGCGGGACCTGGTGGCGCTGTCGGGCGCGCACACGATCGGGGCCGCGCGGTGCGCGAGCTTCCGTTCCCGTATCTACAACGACACCAACATCAACGCCGGGTTCGCGGCGAAGCGGAAGCAGATCTGCGGGCCGCAGGCGGGCGGCA encodes:
- the LOC136471522 gene encoding peroxidase P7-like — encoded protein: MAPAALLLTRTAAAAVAVACVLALGAMAQLSPTFYDASCPNLQAIVRSGMAAAVQQEPRMGASILRLFFHDCFVQGCDASVLLDDSATLTGEKNAAPNANSLRGFEVIDAVKSQVEAACPGTVSCADILALAARDGVNLLSGPTWTVQLGRRDTRTASQSAANSNLPSPSSSAATLVSAFASNGLDSRDLVALSGAHTIGAARCASFRSRIYNDTNINAGFAAKRKQICGPQAGGTDGNLAPMDAMSSVKFDNGYFRNLVSQFGLLHSDQELFGAGGGVDSITAGYARNGAAFSRDFVTAVVKMGNISPLTGSSGEIRANCRKPN